A window of Sphingobacterium kitahiroshimense genomic DNA:
CGTTCTCCATAAGCAGGGCTTGCCAGTAGGGTTTCTATTACCTTTTCGTAGGCATTAGGACTGTTGTCTGCCATAAATTTATCCATCATCTGCAATGATGGGGGTAGCCCCGTAATATCCAAACTAACTCTTCTAAGTAATCGTTCTTTGTCAGCTTCGGGATTTGGTGCTATTTTTTTATGTTCTAGTTTATCAAGTACAAAATAATCAATTTCATTTTTTATCCATTTGGTATTTTTTACTTTGGGAATGATGGGAGTTTTGGGTGCAGTGAAAGCCCAATGCTTTTTATATTTCGCCCCCTGCTTGATCCACTTTTCAATAATAGCAATCTCTGTTGCAGTTAAAGTGAGGTTGGTTGCAATAGGAGGCATTATATAGGATGTGTCTTTTGATGATATTCTCAAAAAAACTTCAGAATTTTTAGGCTTAAAGGGTACAATACCATGCGCTGTGGCATTACTCTTTAATGCTTTGTAAGCTTCTTCAGGTATATCGAGACGTAAATCTGCATCGCGTTTATTTGCGTCGGGCCCATGGCATGCAAAACATTTATCGGAAAGAATAGGTCTGACATGAAAATTATAGCTGATACTGTCAGGTATAGGTTCTTCACTCATCTGATTTGATGACGGTCTATGGCATGCCTGTATCATATATATACAAGCGAAGATCACGAGCATAGAATAAATAGGTCTTCGATACATATTTACGAGTTGTTAGTACTTGCGTGTGATACGCAATTGGTTTGCTTGTTTATAATTGGTGACTTTTATAAATCACTGGTTTAATCAAATTTAATCAGATGAAACTGGAGAATCTGACTCAATATTACCCCAAACTAATGTTATATGAACATTCTTGTGAGATCGTGTTGCAATAATGCGTTCAAACTTATTTAAAGCCCATCTTTAGGTTTGTAACTTATTTGTTGAAATTTATTTAGGTTAATATTTGCCTGTTTTCTATTAATATAATGAATTAATTACATGCTGTTTAGCGGTATCTTTATTTTTATTAGTTTGTTTAATCAATCAAAACCATCATTTACTTTGTAGAGGCTGTGAAAAATAGTCTTTCAGAAATGAAACTAAACCTGGGGTAAAATAGTATCTGTTGAAGATTAAGAGTAGAAATAGTATCAATACATCAAAAAATATTAAACCAATAAAATGAATAGAAAACTACGAATGGGAATGGTCGGTGGAGGCAAGGATGCTTTCATTGGTGCAATACATCGAATTGCGGCTCATATGGACGGATTAGTGGAGGTCGTTTGCGGAGCTTTAAGTATTAATCCTGAAATAGCTAAGGAGAGCGGAAAAGCGTTATTTCTTCCTGAAAACCGAACTTATCTCAATTTTGAAGAAATGATTGAGAAGGAGCGGCAATTACCTGCTGATGAACGTATGGATTTTGTGACAATCGTGACACCTAATTTTGCGCATTTCGCCCCTGCTATGTTGGCATTGGATAATGGCTTCCATGTCGTTATTGAAAAACCGATAACTTTTAGTCTAGACGAAGCTCTACAGTTGAAAAAGAAGGTAGAAGAAACGGGCTTGCTTCTGATGTTGACACATACTTATTCTGGATACCCTATGGTAAAGCAGGCTAAGCAGATGGTTGAAGATAATGCTTTTGGTAAAATCCGTAAAATATATGTGGAATATCCGCAAGGATGGCTAAGTACGCTCACCGAACGTGAAGGTAATGCAGGTGCCGCTTGGCGAACTGACCCGAAAAAATCAGGGAAAAGTGGAGCTATGGGTGATATCGGTACCCATGCAGCACATTTAGCGGAGTATATTTCTGGTTTGAAAATATCACATCTTTGTGCAGATCTGAATACGATGGTAGAGGGACGAAGATTGGAAGATGATGGAAATGTTTTGTTGAAATTTGACAATGGTGCCGCTGGTGTACTTATGGCCTCGCAGGTCGCTGCAGGTGAAGAAAATGCATTAAAGATTCGTTTATATGGTGAAAAAGGCGGAATTGAATGGGCTCAGATGGAGCCCAACACTTTACTTGTAAAATGGCATACAGAACCCACCCAAACGTATCGGGCAGGAACAAATGGTTTTCTTTCTGATATTGCGAAATTTAATTGCAGAACACCTGCCGGACATCCGGAGGGATATCTTGAAGCGTTCGCAAATTTGTATCGTAGTTTCTCGTTGACTTTATCGGCGCGATTGGATGGTGAGAATCCTTCAGATTTATTAGATTTTCCTTCAGTCGATGAGGGTATCAGAGGAATGGCTTTTATTGATACGG
This region includes:
- a CDS encoding Gfo/Idh/MocA family protein; the protein is MNRKLRMGMVGGGKDAFIGAIHRIAAHMDGLVEVVCGALSINPEIAKESGKALFLPENRTYLNFEEMIEKERQLPADERMDFVTIVTPNFAHFAPAMLALDNGFHVVIEKPITFSLDEALQLKKKVEETGLLLMLTHTYSGYPMVKQAKQMVEDNAFGKIRKIYVEYPQGWLSTLTEREGNAGAAWRTDPKKSGKSGAMGDIGTHAAHLAEYISGLKISHLCADLNTMVEGRRLEDDGNVLLKFDNGAAGVLMASQVAAGEENALKIRLYGEKGGIEWAQMEPNTLLVKWHTEPTQTYRAGTNGFLSDIAKFNCRTPAGHPEGYLEAFANLYRSFSLTLSARLDGENPSDLLDFPSVDEGIRGMAFIDTVIKSGDSNEKWTVFEINN